ACCCGCTCGAACAGCGCACCCACGGCGGTGTCGTCGCGGTGATCCAGGGCCACGGCCACGCCACCGGGCGGGGCCTCGGCGATGGTGCGGCCCGTGCCGTACACCCGCCAACCGCGGGCGGCGAGCGCGGCGGCGATGCCCCGTCCGGCGCCCCGACTGGCTCCCGTCACCACGGCGACCGGCGCGGCCTCGGTCATCGCCTCACCGCGCGGGTTCGGCCGCGAACGTGGCAAGGATGGCCTCGACCGGTGAGCGCCAGCTGATTCCCAACTCGCGCCGGGTCGCACTGTCGTCCATCGGTATCGCCGCGGTGATCAGCGCGGCGGCCTCCTGGCTGAACCCGCTGCCCAGCGGCAGCACCGAGGCCATCAGGTCGGAGAGCCGGCCGATACCCCGAAACATGGCCGGAGTCATCGGGATTCGGCGGACCTTGCGGCCGCAGCCGCGCTCGACCGCGGCGATCATCTGATCGAAGCTGAGCATCTCACCGCCGCACAGGTAACGCTTGGGACCGTTGCCGGCCCGCATCAACCGCTCGTGGACGACGGCCACGTCGCGGACGTCGATCATCTGCATCCCGGCGTCGCCCACCTTGGGCGCAACCCGGTACCGCACGATCGTTTCCCAGCCCTGCTCGGTGATGCCGGGCGGGGTGTGCAACGCCGGACCGACGACGCTCGAGGGGTAGGTCACCACCACCGGAGCGCCATCGGCCTGCAGTTCGCGCGCCACCCGATCGGCATACGATTTGGTGCGCGCATAGGCCGACTTGCCCGCGGCGGTCGGCGAATCGGGGGTGATCACCGGCCCCGGGGGCGGGAACAACGCGCTGTAGCTGGACACCAGCACAATCGGGTCGAGGTTCAACTCGACGCCGCGGCGCATGATCCGCTCGCTGGCATAGGCGTTGATGTCCCACATCAGCGCC
This DNA window, taken from Mycolicibacterium sp. MU0050, encodes the following:
- a CDS encoding NAD-dependent epimerase/dehydratase family protein, with protein sequence MHIAVTGGTGYVGAHIVAELLAAGHSVRLLVEPQWSNDELLERLRATGTLELLRGDLRTGDVVAELLDGCDAVLHGAGVVGTDDSREALMWDINAYASERIMRRGVELNLDPIVLVSSYSALFPPPGPVITPDSPTAAGKSAYARTKSYADRVARELQADGAPVVVTYPSSVVGPALHTPPGITEQGWETIVRYRVAPKVGDAGMQMIDVRDVAVVHERLMRAGNGPKRYLCGGEMLSFDQMIAAVERGCGRKVRRIPMTPAMFRGIGRLSDLMASVLPLGSGFSQEAAALITAAIPMDDSATRRELGISWRSPVEAILATFAAEPAR